A single region of the Rhipicephalus microplus isolate Deutch F79 chromosome 10, USDA_Rmic, whole genome shotgun sequence genome encodes:
- the LOC142774599 gene encoding uncharacterized protein LOC142774599 — protein sequence MTGCCVPMCTNNSRNGWKLYHFPTEPKRRLLWMVKIKRDKWQPTKSSCVCSAHFEASHFEQHRADQWIKLKPNAVPTVFPFRGLPPQRKAPKDRAGPAVLPDACQETRGDNSTAINCTPLTSAQANLNSRTDSLGAQQPQSCNSQTPDSVPHIMEREEVVISADAPDGARENKQLNKQLSDMGRKYTQLHQVHRKATSTIQALKKQVKKLETKMELFGQRLKFLNDDQLQALGRQSNKGSTWSAETIKQALQIKFSCGKTGYQTLRNLGYPLPSGKTLARRLQGLKFLPGILTEVIDVLKIKAENMQDIEKDCALFLDEMEIARGYELDRAEDVVLGGQTMPENPDEPAHHALVFMVGGLNTRWKQVIAYHFTGSHVEGSILKDYVMKIVQLCAEISLRIRVVTCDMGASNRAMWRELGFSSHRNSITVCSVPHPCLEDKELFFTADAAHVLKNVKSQLLSSEVFFLSDATVCQHNLPSKEVNVDHVRSVIKYDAERELKVAPRLSELHISRGHFTKMKVGVAVRFFREAPAAIRYLIKEDAIEPEAETTAWFLELVFNWYTLMSSRHPSVALSLRDMRRYHESIELLNSALEVFQGMKMGSKAQWKPSQAGLLITTKVVLRLQDILLRSEGYEFFLTSRILQDCLENLFSVVRIRKPVPNAYDLKCALKLVCVSQFLHAPGTSSYEVDDAKYLADMLAKGKQEHGEVEADVIDDSEILFIEELQENECNILFYIGGFLLKGMLSVVAGCGHCNSALLGSTESEHATLTILKEYRSEGGNLTYPSKDVLLTLKSCEEHFRGIISWSEGLLRLRSPLKAVTDYLNEMVRPCVKTCSEHSDAVAKLLIANYARLRLRVHLRHVSSNGVNEHGSKTCAGVSLP from the exons ATGACTGGGTGCTGCGTGCCCATGTGCACGAACAACTCCAGAAATGGTTGGAAACTCTACCATTTTCCGACAGAGCCCAAAAGAAGGCTGCTATGGATGGTGAAGATTAAGCGAGACAAGTGGCAGCCTACGAAGTCCTCGTGTGTATGCAGT GCACATTTTGAAGCAAGCCATTTCGAGCAGCACCGAGCTGACCAGTGGATAAAACTGAAGCCGAACGCTGTGCCAACGGTGTTCCCTTTCAGGG gcttgcctccacaAAGGAAGGCGCCAAAGGACAGGGCAGGACCTGCTGTGTTGCCTGATGCATGCCAAGAAACACGCGGTGACAACTCTACGGCCATTAATTGTACGCCACTCACAAGTGCACAGGCGAATTTAAATTCACGCACAGACAGTCTTGGCGCACAGCAACCGCAAAGCTGCAATTCTCAGACGCCTGATTCAGTACCGCACATTATGGAAAGGGAAGAAGTTGTGATCTCGGCCGATGCACCTGACGGGGCACGTGAAAACAAGCAGTTAAATAAGCAGCTCTCCGATATGGGCAGAAAATACACTCAGCTACATCAAGTCCATCGGAAAGCCACCTCAACCATTCAAGCActaaaaaaacaggtgaaaaaattGGAAACCAAAATGGAATTATTCGGACAGCGTTTGAAATTCCTCAATGATGACCAGCTGCAGGCTCTTGGGCGCCAGAGTAATAAGGGAAGCACTTGGTCTGCAGAAACAATCAAGCAGGCGCTTCAGATTAAGTTTTCCTGTGGAAAAACTGGTTACCAGACACTAAGAAATCTGGGCTACCCCTTGCCATCCGGAAAAACCCTTGCACGTCGCCTTCAGGGCCTCAAGTTTCTTCCCGGAATTTTGACGGAAGTCATCGATGTTCTCAAAATCAAAGCAGAGAACATGCAAGACATTGAAAAAGACTGTGCTTTGTTCTTGGATGAAATGGAGATTGCTCGCGGGTACGAGCTCGATCGCGCTGAGGATGTGGTGTTGGGGGGGCAAACTATGCCAGAAAATCCAGACGAACCTGCACATCACGCACTAGTGTTCATGGTAGGAGGCCTGAATACGAGATGGAAGCAAGTGATTGCCTACCACTTCACCGGAAGTCATGTAGAGGGTAGTATCCTCAAGGACTACGTCATGAAGATAGTGCAGCTCTGCGCGGAAATCTCTTTAAGAATCCGTGTCGTCACTTGCGACATGGGGGCTTCTAATCGGGCTATGTGGCGCGAGCTCGGATTCTCCAGCCACAGGAATTCCATTACTGTATGTTCAGTGCCTCACCCCTGTCTGGAAGacaaagaattgtttttcacagcaGATGCTGCACACGTGCTGAAGAATGTCAAGTCACAGTTGCTTTCATCGGAAGTATTCTTTCTGAGTGATGCAACAGTATGCCAGCACAATCTGCCATCAAAAGAAGTGAACGTGGACCATGTGCGCAGTGTAATTAAGTATGATGCTGAACGAGAGCTGAAAGTCGCCCCGAGGCTCTCAGAGTTACACATTTCGCGAGGCCATTTCACAAAAATGAAAGTGGGAGTTGCTGTCCGCTTCTTCAGGGAAGCTCCTGCAGCGATTCGGTACCTAATTAAAGAGGACGCGATAGAGCCGGAGGCAGAGACAACAGCTTGGTTTCTAGAATTAGTATTCAACTGGTACACGCTAATGTCTTCCCGCCACCCatcagttgctctcagccttcgaGACATGCGGAGGTACCACGAATCAATTGAGCTACTGAACTCGGCCCTCGAAGTTTTTCAAGGAATGAAGATGGGAAGCAAGGCACAGTGGAAGCCTTCGCAAGCAGGTTTACTAATAACAACAAAAGTCGTTCTTCGTCTCCAAGACATTCTCTTGCGCAGTGAAGGATACGAATTCTTCCTCACGAGCAGAATCTTGCAAGACTGCCTCGAAAATTTGTTTTCGGTGGTGCGCATCAGGAAGCCTGTTCCTAACGCATATGACTTAAAGTGTGCCCTGAAGCTTGTGTGCGTGAGTCAGTTCCTTCATGCACCCGGAACGTCAAGCTACGAAGTCGACGATGCTAAGTACCTCGCCGACATGCTTGCAAAAGGCAAACAAGAGCACGGGGAGGTGGAAGCTGATGTCATTGATGACTCGGAAATTTTGTTCattgaagaacttcaagaaaacgaATGCAACATCCTTTTCTACATCGGCGGCTTCCTTTTAAAAGGTATGCTGAGTGTTGTAGCGGGATGCGGGCATTGTAATTCTGCCTTGTTAGGCTCAACTGAAAGCGAGCACGCAACTCTGACTATTCTGAAGGAGTACAGGAGTGAAGGTGGCAACCTCACATATCCCAGCAAGGATGTTTTGCTGACACTCAAGTCGTGTGAAGAGCATTTCAGGGGCATCATAAGTTGGAGTGAGGGCTTGCTGCGCTTAAGGTCCCCGTTGAAGGCCGTGACCGATTATTTGAACGAGATGGTGCGCCCTTGCGTAAAGACTTGCTCCGAGCACAGTGACGCCGTAGCAAAACTCCTTATTGCGAATTATGCAAGACTGAGGCTTCGCGTGCATTTGCGCCACGTTAGTTCAAACGGCGTCAATGAACACGGAAGCAAGACGTGCGCTGGGGTAAGCCTTCCGTGA